One genomic window of Saprospiraceae bacterium includes the following:
- a CDS encoding T9SS type A sorting domain-containing protein, which translates to MKINNCVNRILIPTLILINQIGFAFPEINSPFIWKDGRSFFGKENKHSFTGTRLCDIYGSTDPDGVKVIGEDEFSISYITDYYSPDGNGIIVPPTGITFLIHGTLVIDHKFRGNSLIFQMGNGAKIKFAEIDPNNGPDIGFYYFVNCKFFSCDKMWRGIECNYAYVFNFIKCKIEDAEFAIKVNSKVNMSLWDNIFSLNYVCITNSENTIRLGVCGKNIFRGDLSNEMRPFYNSDVEDHYDAETPYAGFLLNDCSINIGRQNDINTFKYLVYGIVAQKSHVTVNGCNFENIYGSTIDFLGAGIYAEESTIKCVKGIFNDVYFAGIHSYASPIDIQKSSFNHCTHGIFIEYAINAEKSIIKDNTFNMNSGYFQTSKSDFNTLENYGIWLQRPSGGAGLLTEIYRNKFNIGGSNTNAFSAWIVESGLSYGSESIRFNANKTYIISTADMVCGYKFNCFTSNFIQIDTDTFDFDNSSRLSMRNAITAHDKLGGNHRVINSLFKSNNTKTMNLGFWAQTFPKVFYCGNIFDRVVESFLFKGGCDKTILATSTFDNSSGLKIVNYSNNDPGLIGPQDRRGNVWDCPLSANTYAGENYGDPTKSRFDIETDHCTKLPTTGIQPGSGWFYFSGNTPNNCIEDSFADTCVGIFGFSDHDTAIFQGNYSGGPVAGLYRYNADFEQLYNIWTDTIKLQCDTLAEDYFIGKRSSTEGRLSQVLNEIRVKLEIPTGIKDTLDGLRERREIYLYSIDTLNENYFWQDSVEADSNYNAVLDSFLLIVSSLKIIEDSLIDLIYDYRSDVYDSLMTINSAISTDSVWETYSKFMNEFAMKVILNVVDSEDYDSAQTIAYKDYGDGGIAVLFARVWFPFDEEEEESLIGTKKSELNGEGLELSHTKFIDLTKMVEIYPIPVGTNQLEIRSDKGMKQIQILNLQGTVINTLDLGNVLSTRLKMEEYLPGVYYIRVMLSNGGLVNKQLIK; encoded by the coding sequence ATGAAAATCAATAATTGTGTTAATCGTATACTAATTCCAACTTTGATATTAATAAATCAAATTGGTTTTGCTTTTCCAGAAATAAATTCTCCTTTTATTTGGAAAGATGGTAGAAGTTTTTTTGGCAAAGAAAATAAGCACTCCTTTACAGGAACAAGGCTTTGTGATATCTATGGAAGTACCGATCCTGATGGAGTTAAAGTTATTGGGGAAGACGAATTTTCTATTTCATATATAACTGATTATTATTCTCCTGATGGAAATGGCATAATTGTACCTCCAACTGGCATCACTTTTTTGATACATGGAACACTTGTAATAGACCATAAATTTAGGGGTAATAGTCTTATTTTCCAAATGGGTAATGGTGCAAAAATAAAATTCGCAGAAATAGACCCAAATAATGGACCAGATATTGGATTTTATTATTTTGTCAATTGCAAATTCTTTTCTTGCGATAAGATGTGGAGAGGTATAGAGTGTAATTATGCATATGTGTTTAATTTTATAAAATGCAAAATTGAGGACGCTGAATTTGCGATTAAAGTAAACTCAAAAGTTAATATGTCCTTATGGGATAATATATTTAGCTTAAATTATGTATGCATAACTAACTCTGAAAATACTATTAGGTTAGGCGTCTGTGGTAAGAACATATTTAGGGGCGACCTTTCTAATGAAATGAGACCATTTTATAATTCTGATGTTGAAGATCATTATGATGCAGAAACACCTTATGCCGGATTTCTCTTAAATGATTGTTCCATAAATATCGGACGCCAAAATGACATAAATACTTTTAAATATTTGGTTTATGGTATAGTTGCTCAAAAATCGCATGTTACAGTTAATGGCTGTAATTTTGAGAACATATATGGATCTACCATAGATTTTCTAGGAGCAGGAATTTATGCTGAAGAATCAACTATAAAATGTGTAAAAGGAATTTTTAATGATGTATATTTTGCTGGTATTCATTCTTATGCATCACCTATTGATATTCAAAAATCTTCGTTTAATCATTGTACTCATGGAATCTTCATCGAGTATGCAATAAATGCAGAAAAATCAATAATAAAGGATAATACCTTTAACATGAATTCAGGGTATTTTCAAACCTCGAAATCTGATTTTAACACTTTAGAGAATTATGGAATTTGGTTGCAACGGCCATCAGGAGGCGCAGGATTGTTGACGGAAATTTATAGAAATAAATTTAATATTGGTGGCTCCAATACGAATGCATTTAGTGCTTGGATTGTAGAAAGCGGTTTATCCTATGGAAGTGAAAGCATAAGGTTTAATGCAAACAAAACCTATATTATATCAACCGCCGATATGGTTTGTGGTTATAAGTTTAATTGTTTTACTTCTAATTTTATCCAAATTGATACCGATACATTCGATTTTGATAATTCATCTCGACTTAGTATGAGAAATGCGATTACAGCACATGATAAATTAGGTGGGAATCATAGAGTCATTAATAGTTTATTTAAATCTAATAACACCAAGACAATGAATCTTGGTTTTTGGGCCCAAACATTTCCTAAAGTTTTTTATTGCGGGAATATTTTTGATAGAGTTGTTGAGAGTTTTTTATTTAAAGGGGGATGCGATAAAACTATTTTGGCTACAAGTACTTTTGATAATTCGAGTGGTTTAAAGATTGTAAATTATTCCAATAATGATCCAGGACTTATAGGGCCGCAGGACCGTCGAGGGAATGTTTGGGATTGCCCCCTCTCAGCAAACACATATGCAGGGGAAAATTATGGTGATCCTACTAAATCTAGGTTTGATATTGAAACTGATCACTGCACTAAGCTTCCAACAACAGGTATACAGCCAGGTTCGGGTTGGTTTTATTTCTCTGGTAATACTCCAAATAATTGTATTGAAGATTCGTTTGCTGATACATGTGTAGGGATATTTGGATTTTCAGATCACGATACAGCAATCTTTCAGGGCAATTATTCTGGTGGTCCTGTTGCGGGCCTATATAGATATAATGCAGATTTCGAACAATTATATAATATTTGGACAGATACTATTAAACTTCAGTGTGATACTCTAGCAGAGGATTATTTCATTGGTAAAAGGAGTTCCACAGAAGGTAGATTGAGCCAAGTATTAAATGAAATTAGGGTTAAGCTTGAAATTCCGACCGGAATTAAAGATACTCTGGATGGCCTAAGAGAAAGAAGAGAAATATATTTATACTCCATTGACACGTTAAATGAAAATTATTTTTGGCAAGATTCAGTTGAAGCGGATTCAAACTATAATGCAGTTTTAGATTCTTTTTTACTTATTGTATCTAGTTTGAAAATAATCGAAGATAGTTTAATTGATTTGATTTATGATTATCGCTCAGATGTATATGATTCCTTAATGACGATTAACAGCGCCATTTCTACCGATTCAGTTTGGGAAACGTATTCTAAATTTATGAATGAATTTGCAATGAAAGTCATTTTAAATGTGGTTGACTCGGAAGACTATGATTCAGCACAAACAATTGCATATAAGGATTATGGTGATGGTGGTATAGCTGTGCTATTTGCTAGGGTGTGGTTTCCATTTGACGAAGAGGAAGAAGAGAGTTTAATTGGTACTAAGAAAAGTGAATTAAATGGTGAAGGTTTAGAGCTTAGTCATACCAAATTTATTGATTTAACAAAGATGGTTGAAATTTATCCAATTCCGGTTGGCACAAATCAACTTGAAATTCGTTCAGATAAAGGAATGAAACAAATTCAAATATTAAATTTGCAAGGAACTGTGATAAATACTTTAGATTTAGGCAATGTTCTATCAACACGCCTAAAAATGGAGGAGTATTTACCTGGAGTATATTATATTCGCGTTATGCTAAGTAACGGAGGCCTAGTAAATAAGCAACTTATTAAATAA
- a CDS encoding DUF2236 domain-containing protein: MTKSKWTNEFLDTMRFKGDSVADCAAKALWENKNSKEIIDELRIISRNHKLDLKDFPKEVSDYFQITENVEICKEDQEKFDLSAKIFNNYGFCYCGLLFFKALPTGYMCPKPGHVLESTKLLVDFAARRVMETAQYVFAVNNVNWHKPGNPGLESIQRVRLMHAGMRMALMNDPRPERKWNMEYLGVPINQEDLALTNHLFSLSMIQGLDEMGIHLYPDEREAVLHTWQHIGQTMGICKELYVPDYKDAWDQYKTILHRQSNAVNKDGPVLTRALLESLGQMVNKTLSIEMLEDITNYFINDKRAWKSLGLHKPTFGDHMFDMIAHFLTSLKIWQTLFHRENNTIRNGWLSRIINYAVCKRFGLDQQYSRYPKTNLLETVSKIILNELSKRDLQNFEASNSLNPQKPFFFENNLLYEEWDLGGFNLDVEDQAVMGK; this comes from the coding sequence ATGACAAAATCCAAATGGACCAATGAGTTTCTCGATACGATGCGTTTTAAAGGCGATTCTGTGGCCGACTGCGCAGCAAAAGCACTTTGGGAAAATAAAAACAGCAAAGAAATCATCGATGAGCTAAGAATCATCAGCAGAAATCATAAATTGGATCTGAAAGATTTTCCGAAAGAAGTGAGTGATTATTTTCAAATTACTGAAAATGTAGAAATCTGTAAAGAAGATCAGGAGAAATTTGATCTATCGGCAAAGATTTTTAATAATTATGGATTCTGCTATTGCGGACTTTTATTTTTCAAAGCACTTCCAACGGGTTATATGTGTCCGAAACCGGGGCATGTACTTGAAAGTACAAAACTGCTAGTAGATTTTGCGGCACGCAGAGTTATGGAAACTGCGCAATATGTTTTCGCAGTCAACAATGTCAATTGGCACAAACCCGGCAATCCCGGATTAGAATCCATACAACGCGTGCGATTGATGCATGCAGGGATGAGAATGGCTTTAATGAACGATCCCCGACCTGAGCGGAAATGGAATATGGAATATCTGGGCGTGCCCATCAATCAGGAGGATCTGGCATTGACGAATCATTTGTTTAGTTTGTCAATGATTCAGGGGCTCGATGAAATGGGTATTCACCTCTATCCGGACGAACGTGAAGCCGTATTGCATACCTGGCAACATATCGGACAAACCATGGGTATTTGCAAAGAACTTTATGTGCCCGATTACAAAGATGCATGGGATCAATACAAAACGATACTTCACAGACAAAGTAACGCAGTCAATAAAGATGGACCCGTACTTACGCGTGCTTTATTGGAATCGCTCGGACAAATGGTGAATAAAACTTTATCCATTGAAATGTTGGAAGACATCACCAATTATTTTATCAACGATAAACGCGCATGGAAATCATTGGGATTGCATAAACCCACTTTCGGTGATCACATGTTTGACATGATTGCACATTTTTTAACCTCTTTGAAAATCTGGCAAACATTATTTCATCGCGAAAACAACACCATACGCAATGGTTGGCTGAGTCGCATCATCAATTATGCTGTATGTAAACGATTTGGACTCGATCAGCAATACAGCCGGTATCCAAAGACAAATTTATTGGAAACGGTGTCGAAAATTATTCTCAACGAATTGAGCAAACGCGATCTTCAGAATTTTGAAGCCAGCAACTCGCTAAATCCTCAAAAACCATTTTTCTTTGAAAACAATTTGTTGTATGAAGAATGGGATCTCGGTGGCTTTAATCTCGATGTAGAGGACCAGGCTGTCATGGGTAAATAA
- a CDS encoding AAA family ATPase, with translation MLQLELPKTPKFETFSCKYYEMQPPGFSSLILAQVLKEAEPSLDDMVYLKNDFEINQSISSDCSMKALDMVLTQSGFVVFKEYFDGIPLVNYISNKEFTVPLFLQLAIRLTQLLKELHQRKILVKEFVIEDILISPETLNMKMCTLGSASRVLRERPEFNSEFNYYGPLWHIAPEQTGRVGRTVDYRSDYYALGVILYQVLCWRKPFNYTDSLELIHAHIAKRPIEPRQVRPNIPQIISDIVMKLMAKNSEDRYQGEEGILSDLELCMRQWQQNGEIELFHLGEKDNTSLFSFSEKLYGRNKELEMLLKAWGNIKSTQLELFLVSGYSGIGKTRLINEIRKPVLEANGYFISGKFNQFTKEYPYSAFAMAFNQLLQQMLSESDEQLNVWKSLISKAVDSNGALMTGLMSDLEKLIGPQQSSPDIGAMDGKRRFLNTFLNFLSVIPQNGKTLVIFLDDLQWADSGSLELLSAMVSSHLNNIFLIGAYRDNEVDAAHPLSMTMHHLEKEFKHNIHKLKLSELDLKYVNELIADSLRMSTQATVPLAKEVMRRTRGNPFFVKQFIEKLIEEKIITFDRELLCWVYDLDAIGNMELSEYVVDLILGKLKKMSEPAQELIQLASCIGNTFDLDSLVLVSTNTKERCAEYLQEIISNEFISPIGSWQKFHSDDLWNSFSFNNQTPNYSFRFQHDRIQQAAYNMLSEEVRISKHLHIGKLLLNKAEGPALEELLFDILNHLNVGFPLLTDVSDKNELAELNLRAGKRALKNNAIRPAANYFKIGMALLVSNQNSELFKSLLISRSECEYLLGNYEASEKLFDEALSEAETHIAKADILSRKMALYENTQRHEKALEAAKQGLKLLDMNLPLNAGPLHVMKELLTVKFNLRNKSTQQLLENKNMEDEKIILTMKILMNLWGPCYLLQKQNLLAFKILRMVNLSIKYGNSIESALAFAFYGYVISAQLGDYKNGYAFAQLGMAINEKFKNKSLRSKVLVIAEGCVAHWRLPYKSYLQNLREAHHVGLEYNDIIYAGYAVTFVNRCQVLMGEELNSVYEKLRGYIRFSQNIQSSISYHQMLAWARVLTDLRDKLPDDQVFGDLLQDEAHARMLEKMSVEQNLPLPLANYHTAKAFYHCLMGDFQKAYDYAERAVPLMAAVLGLPEWPEQKIFMLFAANALLLEGKTLQGKQQKTRKQQLDQLEKWAENAPSNYGAKYQLAKAEDHLINNQIKEATACFENAARLAKENNMTYMSAYVAERMANMYFHAKEQDKAMNQLRFALLEYQKWGAPHKVRSLNARYTFLGSDTKDAKSKPGAVSSSSLDLKSVMQAAATLSEEVVFEKLLEKLLMLVIENAGAQNAYFIRSRNNTLYLDASSKMQNAFTCEIKSVPLETVNEISHAIIRKVFHTGEAIIVEDVSQDALFSFDPQLKTSKARSVLCLPILSKGQLSGILYLDNDASSHVFTFARLEMLKLLSGQMAVSLENAQLYQNLEQKVEERTATIVQQNVELEKEKKKTDSLLLNILPEEIANELKEIGYSKPKKHDEVSIMFTDFEGFTAMSEKLSPEEVVEIVDHHYKAFDKIVAKYNIEKIKTIGDAYMCVSGLPRSNPDHATNCILAAFEILEFVNNYNKQRHENGLPFCEVRIGIHTGPVVAGVVGLHKFAYDIWGDSVNTASRMESSGAPGKINVSVATYEKQKINLILNTEVKLI, from the coding sequence ATGCTTCAACTCGAATTACCTAAAACTCCAAAATTTGAAACATTCAGTTGCAAGTATTATGAAATGCAACCACCGGGCTTCAGCTCCTTAATCCTTGCACAGGTCCTGAAAGAGGCTGAGCCCAGCCTTGACGATATGGTTTATCTCAAAAATGATTTTGAAATCAACCAGTCCATTTCTTCCGATTGCAGCATGAAAGCCCTTGACATGGTGCTCACCCAATCGGGCTTTGTCGTTTTTAAAGAATACTTCGATGGCATTCCTCTGGTCAATTACATCAGCAACAAAGAATTCACGGTACCTCTTTTTCTGCAATTGGCCATCCGCCTCACGCAACTGCTCAAAGAATTGCATCAGCGTAAAATTCTCGTTAAAGAATTTGTGATTGAAGATATTCTGATCTCTCCGGAAACGCTCAACATGAAAATGTGTACGCTGGGTTCTGCCAGCCGGGTTTTAAGAGAACGTCCCGAATTTAATTCCGAATTTAATTATTATGGTCCGCTGTGGCATATCGCCCCCGAGCAAACCGGCCGGGTTGGCCGCACGGTCGATTACCGATCAGATTATTATGCACTAGGTGTTATTCTTTACCAGGTATTGTGTTGGAGAAAACCTTTTAACTATACCGATTCACTCGAACTCATCCACGCACATATCGCGAAACGTCCGATTGAGCCGCGACAAGTAAGACCGAATATTCCACAAATCATCAGTGACATCGTAATGAAACTGATGGCGAAAAATTCGGAAGATCGCTATCAGGGTGAAGAAGGAATTCTTTCCGATCTTGAATTATGCATGCGTCAGTGGCAACAAAACGGAGAGATCGAATTATTTCATTTAGGAGAAAAAGACAATACGAGTCTATTTTCTTTTTCAGAAAAGCTTTACGGAAGAAATAAAGAACTCGAAATGTTGCTCAAAGCCTGGGGCAATATCAAATCAACCCAACTGGAATTGTTTTTGGTATCAGGTTATTCGGGTATAGGAAAAACAAGACTGATCAACGAGATCCGCAAACCGGTACTCGAAGCCAATGGATATTTCATTAGCGGAAAATTTAACCAGTTTACTAAAGAATATCCTTACAGTGCTTTTGCAATGGCTTTCAACCAGCTCTTGCAACAAATGCTGAGTGAAAGTGACGAACAATTGAATGTTTGGAAAAGCCTGATTTCAAAAGCGGTAGATTCCAACGGTGCATTAATGACCGGTTTGATGTCGGATCTCGAAAAATTAATCGGTCCACAACAAAGTAGTCCGGATATCGGTGCCATGGATGGCAAAAGAAGATTTCTCAATACCTTTTTAAATTTTTTATCAGTCATTCCTCAAAACGGAAAAACATTAGTCATTTTTCTGGATGATTTGCAATGGGCCGATTCGGGTTCGCTCGAATTATTATCGGCTATGGTATCGAGCCATTTGAATAATATTTTTCTCATTGGTGCCTACAGGGACAATGAGGTAGATGCAGCTCATCCGCTATCGATGACCATGCATCATCTCGAAAAAGAATTTAAACACAACATCCATAAACTTAAACTTTCGGAACTCGATCTTAAATACGTAAATGAACTGATTGCAGATTCACTGCGCATGAGCACACAGGCAACGGTACCGCTGGCCAAAGAAGTGATGCGCAGAACGCGCGGGAATCCCTTTTTTGTAAAACAATTCATCGAAAAATTGATCGAAGAGAAGATCATCACCTTCGATCGGGAATTACTTTGTTGGGTATATGATCTGGATGCCATAGGTAATATGGAGTTATCGGAATATGTCGTGGATCTGATCCTGGGGAAACTTAAAAAAATGTCTGAACCGGCTCAGGAATTAATTCAATTGGCTTCTTGTATCGGAAACACATTTGATCTGGATTCATTGGTACTTGTATCCACAAATACCAAAGAGAGGTGTGCAGAATATTTACAAGAAATCATTTCCAATGAATTTATTAGTCCGATAGGCAGTTGGCAAAAATTTCACAGCGACGACCTATGGAATAGTTTTAGTTTTAACAATCAAACGCCCAATTATTCTTTCCGGTTTCAGCACGATCGCATTCAGCAGGCCGCATACAATATGCTTTCAGAAGAAGTCAGAATTTCGAAACATTTGCACATCGGAAAACTACTTTTAAATAAAGCCGAAGGCCCTGCACTCGAAGAACTATTGTTTGACATTCTGAACCACTTGAATGTTGGCTTTCCGTTACTAACGGATGTTAGTGACAAAAATGAACTTGCGGAATTAAATCTGAGAGCAGGAAAAAGAGCACTCAAAAACAATGCCATCAGGCCTGCAGCAAATTATTTCAAAATAGGGATGGCCCTGTTGGTGTCCAATCAAAATTCTGAATTGTTTAAATCACTTTTGATCAGCAGGTCAGAATGCGAATACTTGCTTGGCAACTACGAAGCGTCTGAAAAACTATTCGACGAAGCTTTGTCGGAGGCAGAAACGCACATTGCCAAAGCCGATATCCTTTCGCGCAAAATGGCTTTGTACGAAAATACGCAAAGGCACGAGAAAGCACTGGAAGCAGCCAAACAGGGTTTAAAATTGCTGGACATGAATTTGCCTTTAAATGCAGGACCCCTGCATGTCATGAAGGAATTACTGACGGTGAAATTTAATTTACGCAATAAATCGACGCAACAATTATTAGAAAATAAAAACATGGAGGATGAGAAAATAATCCTAACCATGAAAATCCTCATGAATCTTTGGGGCCCCTGCTATTTATTACAAAAACAAAACTTATTAGCTTTTAAGATTCTGCGGATGGTCAATTTGTCTATCAAATACGGCAACTCCATAGAATCGGCGCTCGCTTTTGCGTTTTATGGTTACGTGATCAGCGCACAACTCGGCGATTATAAAAATGGATATGCTTTTGCCCAATTGGGTATGGCCATTAATGAAAAATTTAAAAATAAAAGCCTTCGTTCCAAAGTTCTGGTCATTGCTGAAGGTTGCGTTGCGCATTGGCGTCTTCCCTATAAGTCTTATTTACAAAATTTAAGAGAAGCACATCACGTCGGCCTTGAATACAATGATATCATTTATGCTGGTTATGCTGTTACCTTTGTTAATCGCTGCCAGGTCCTCATGGGTGAGGAGTTGAACAGCGTTTATGAAAAATTGAGAGGCTATATTCGATTTTCTCAAAATATACAATCCAGTATTTCCTACCATCAAATGTTAGCCTGGGCACGCGTGCTAACAGATTTGCGCGACAAACTTCCCGATGATCAGGTTTTCGGCGATTTACTTCAGGACGAAGCTCATGCCCGAATGCTGGAAAAAATGTCGGTCGAACAAAACTTACCCTTACCTCTTGCCAATTACCACACCGCAAAAGCATTTTACCATTGCCTGATGGGCGATTTTCAAAAAGCATATGATTATGCAGAACGTGCAGTACCCTTGATGGCAGCTGTATTGGGTTTACCGGAATGGCCGGAACAAAAGATATTCATGCTGTTTGCAGCCAATGCACTTCTGCTCGAAGGAAAAACTTTACAAGGCAAACAACAAAAAACGAGAAAACAACAGCTGGACCAATTGGAAAAATGGGCAGAGAATGCCCCCTCCAATTATGGTGCTAAATACCAGTTGGCCAAAGCCGAAGATCATTTGATCAATAATCAAATCAAAGAAGCCACTGCATGTTTTGAAAATGCAGCCCGCCTGGCTAAAGAAAACAATATGACTTATATGAGTGCCTATGTTGCCGAACGTATGGCTAATATGTATTTCCATGCTAAAGAGCAGGATAAAGCCATGAATCAATTGCGATTCGCACTGCTTGAATACCAAAAATGGGGTGCACCCCATAAAGTGAGATCTTTAAATGCACGATATACTTTTCTCGGTTCAGATACGAAAGATGCTAAATCCAAACCAGGTGCCGTCAGCTCTTCATCGCTTGATTTGAAAAGTGTGATGCAGGCTGCTGCCACTTTGTCTGAAGAAGTTGTTTTTGAAAAACTGCTCGAGAAATTATTAATGCTTGTGATTGAAAATGCTGGCGCGCAAAATGCTTATTTTATTCGCTCGAGAAACAATACACTATACCTGGATGCGAGTAGTAAAATGCAAAATGCTTTTACTTGTGAAATTAAATCAGTCCCGCTCGAAACGGTCAATGAAATTTCTCACGCTATTATCCGCAAAGTATTTCACACCGGAGAAGCCATCATCGTCGAAGACGTTTCACAAGATGCATTATTCAGTTTTGATCCACAATTAAAAACTTCTAAAGCGCGATCGGTTCTTTGTCTTCCCATCTTAAGCAAAGGGCAATTGAGTGGAATTTTATATCTCGATAATGATGCCAGTTCACATGTATTTACATTTGCCAGACTTGAGATGTTGAAATTGTTGAGCGGACAAATGGCAGTTTCACTTGAAAATGCTCAGCTTTACCAAAATCTCGAACAAAAAGTGGAAGAACGTACGGCAACCATTGTGCAACAAAATGTCGAACTCGAAAAAGAAAAGAAGAAAACAGATTCACTATTGCTCAACATTCTTCCGGAGGAAATTGCAAACGAGTTGAAAGAAATCGGTTATAGCAAACCTAAAAAACACGATGAAGTAAGCATCATGTTTACTGATTTCGAAGGATTCACTGCCATGTCAGAGAAATTGAGTCCCGAAGAAGTGGTTGAGATCGTAGATCACCATTACAAAGCATTTGATAAAATTGTCGCCAAATACAACATCGAAAAAATTAAAACCATCGGCGATGCATATATGTGTGTGAGTGGATTGCCAAGATCAAATCCGGATCATGCTACTAATTGCATATTAGCTGCTTTTGAAATTCTCGAGTTTGTAAACAATTACAATAAACAACGCCATGAAAATGGTTTGCCTTTTTGCGAAGTGCGCATTGGAATCCACACCGGACCGGTCGTTGCGGGTGTCGTGGGTTTACACAAATTTGCCTATGACATTTGGGGCGATTCCGTCAATACCGCCTCAAGAATGGAAAGCAGCGGTGCTCCGGGAAAGATCAATGTCTCGGTAGCTACTTATGAAAAACAAAAAATCAATTTGATTTTGAATACCGAGGTAAAATTAATATGA
- a CDS encoding class I SAM-dependent methyltransferase, translating to MSAHVSEQDIIKYYDTCESDYRLLWHLSEQQAMHYGYWTEETGLLRDALKNMNAFVLSKLIVKSGDRILDAGCGVGGSVLYAAQHWNCEAWGITLSDKQCKKAEQNANERSLLGKAHFAVQNYCHTNFENDSFHGVYGIESICHANSKAEFLREAYRLLKPGGRLVVADFFRTAKSKNHQKEYLMEKWAQTWAIPDFSYWHLFLEEASNVGLELTGNFDISRNIYKSARRLYYYFYPGLVCHFVLRLFGLRTKVQGKNMWSTFYQYKSLKEGLWEYRVLQFEKK from the coding sequence ATGTCTGCACACGTAAGCGAACAAGATATTATAAAATATTACGATACCTGTGAAAGTGATTACCGCTTGTTATGGCATTTAAGCGAACAACAAGCGATGCACTATGGCTATTGGACTGAAGAAACGGGCTTGCTTCGCGATGCACTCAAAAACATGAATGCTTTTGTACTCTCAAAACTGATTGTGAAATCGGGTGATCGCATTCTCGATGCAGGATGTGGAGTAGGTGGAAGCGTTTTGTACGCAGCACAACATTGGAATTGCGAAGCCTGGGGGATAACGCTAAGTGATAAGCAATGTAAAAAAGCAGAACAAAATGCAAACGAGCGGTCGTTGCTGGGCAAGGCTCATTTTGCGGTGCAGAATTATTGTCACACAAATTTTGAAAATGACTCTTTTCATGGAGTCTATGGTATTGAAAGCATTTGTCATGCCAATAGCAAAGCGGAATTTCTCCGTGAAGCATACAGATTATTAAAACCAGGTGGACGTTTGGTTGTAGCCGACTTTTTCAGGACGGCAAAAAGTAAAAATCACCAAAAAGAATATCTCATGGAGAAATGGGCTCAAACCTGGGCAATCCCCGATTTCTCCTATTGGCATTTATTCCTTGAGGAGGCATCAAATGTCGGTCTTGAATTGACCGGGAATTTCGACATTAGCCGAAATATTTACAAATCGGCACGCAGGTTGTATTACTATTTCTATCCGGGATTGGTTTGCCATTTTGTGCTGCGCTTATTTGGTTTACGCACAAAAGTTCAGGGAAAAAATATGTGGTCGACTTTCTACCAATACAAAAGCTTAAAAGAAGGTCTTTGGGAATATAGGGTCCTTCAATTTGAAAAAAAATAA
- a CDS encoding HD domain-containing protein — MNIRKLKSFITSKLKQELPKQLTYHGLHHTLDVLNVCNLYIKRLNIPAKDAYLLRTASLIHDVGIIWTYNGHEEASVVYAEEILPAMGYSKKDIERISKMIMATNIPQSPKNILEQIICDADLDYLGRSDVYPISQTLYKEFLAYKVVKDEESWDRLQVNFLTKHFYHTEFAKKYRAPKKEIYLQEIKKKWAWE; from the coding sequence ATGAATATTCGGAAACTAAAAAGCTTCATTACTTCCAAACTTAAACAGGAGCTTCCCAAACAATTGACATACCATGGTCTGCACCATACGCTGGATGTTTTAAACGTTTGTAATTTATACATCAAACGATTGAACATTCCTGCCAAAGATGCATATTTGTTGCGTACGGCATCGCTTATACACGATGTCGGAATCATTTGGACATACAATGGCCATGAAGAAGCCAGTGTCGTATATGCGGAAGAAATTCTCCCTGCAATGGGATATTCTAAAAAGGATATTGAAAGAATTTCAAAGATGATTATGGCAACCAACATTCCTCAAAGTCCGAAAAACATACTCGAACAAATCATTTGCGATGCCGACCTCGATTATCTGGGACGCAGCGACGTATATCCAATTAGTCAAACGCTTTACAAAGAATTCCTTGCTTACAAAGTCGTAAAAGATGAAGAGAGCTGGGATCGCCTTCAGGTAAATTTCCTTACCAAACATTTCTATCATACGGAATTTGCAAAAAAATACCGCGCACCGAAAAAAGAAATTTATTTGCAGGAGATTAAGAAGAAATGGGCCTGGGAGTGA